A stretch of the Porites lutea chromosome 12, jaPorLute2.1, whole genome shotgun sequence genome encodes the following:
- the LOC140953715 gene encoding uncharacterized protein yields MKSFLIICFLVLPTAFLQTQGYLTEDAVDWYKEMMVDALLAQEQEDDYSNCSCKEECTQLHVSRLPLVVREEDNYLSYENFPVLSRDAASIMLPASPPSKKYVCKQTFDCCRECNHAFYTCISMAGYTYGACMRGAYKCMCNCIDQKSYSELPYKLPTLPATTKPIATTATAKP; encoded by the exons ATGAAGTCATTTCTGATTATTTGTTTTCTAGTCCTTCCAACGGCCTTTCTCCAAACTCAAGGATATCTAACAGAGGATGCAGTTGACTGGTATAAG GAAATGATGGTGGACGCCCTGCTGGCACAAGAACAAGAAGATGACTATAGCAACTGCAGTTGTAAAGAAGAGTGTACTCAATTACACGTGAGCAGGCTCCCTCTTGTTGTTCGG GAAGAAGACAACTACCTAAGCTACGAAAATTTCCCGGTGTTGTCTCGAGATGCCGCCTCCATTATGCTCCCGGCTTCACCGCCATCCAAAAAGTATGTTTGCAAACAAACTTTTGACTGCTGCCGTGAATGTAACCACGCCTTCTACACGTGCATAAGCATGGCCGGGTACACATACGGTGCGTGCATGCGCGGAGCATACAAATGCATGTGCAACTGCATCGACCAGAAATCGTACTCGGAACTGCCTTACAAGCTTCCAACACTACCCGCTACTACAAAACCCATCGCCACTACAGCCACCGCGAAACCCTGA
- the LOC140921616 gene encoding radial spoke head 1 homolog has product MSSDEESLDEEGAPYLGEYEGERNESEERHGKGKAKLPNGDEYEGEYLHGKRHGQGTYKFQGGGKYTGSYMNGIKHGEGTFVYPDGSKYEGYWVNDVRQGHGKYTYPNGDIYEGEWAENQRHGHGVYSYAVTGSKYSGMWVHGKMEDAGELIHANHRFVGCFQQNQPKGKGKYIFDHGCEMRGTYELAEVVLEPDNEEEESVTILEPKWRIQELVSID; this is encoded by the exons ATGTCTTCAGATGAAGAGAGTTTGGATGAAGAAGGTGCGCCTTATCTTGGTGAATATGAAggagaaagaaatgaaagtGAAGAGCGTCAtggaaaaggaaaagcaaagctACCAAACGGTGACGAATATGAAGGTGAATATTTACACGGCAAGCGGCATGGACAAGGCACTTACAA GTTTCAAGGCGGAGGAAAATATACAGGAAGTTACATGAATGGGATTAAGCATGGAGAAGGTACCTTCGTCTACCCTGATGGCTCCAAATATGAAGGGTACTGGGTTAATGATGTGCGCCAAGGCCACGGAAAATACACGTACCCTAATGGAGACATTTACGAAGGGGAATGGGCTGAAAACCAGCGGCATGGCCATGGTGTATACAGTTATGCAGTTACCGGCTCAAAATACAGCGGGATGTGGGTACACGGAAAGATGGAGGACGCGGGAGAGTTGATTCATGCTAATCATCGTTTCGTCGGTTGCTTTCAACAAAATCAGCCTAAAGGTAAGGGCAAGTACATTTTTGACCACGGCTGTGAAATGCGTGGTACCTATGAACTTGCTGAAGTTGTCCTGGAGCCAGATAACGAGGAAGAAGAATCGGTTACTATTTTGGAGCCAAAATGGAGAATACAAGAACTAGTGTCTATTGATTAA
- the LOC140921615 gene encoding beta-1,4-galactosyltransferase 6-like produces the protein MPAFKAVYGILLFVLVLYLLIYGFIVRKLFVVKIYFETEKRDNILSQKDSAFDSTLSDKQLSSGVELSSWNKSSLRNLVERIPERLDSAKSEILSFLQDLGVKVNEADISSSKKPTTAPPPQVNPNGASLPNLIRKMDKRFNFSADKPCPKSHLSKVGLLAVRNTSVTVEEVAKELEFVVNGGQWKPNCQSRKQVAIVVPFRNRHEHLYIFLRHMHQFLKWQLLEYRIFVIEQADNERFNRGMLMNVGFSEAMKAGHFSCVIFHDVDLLPEDARNDYGCPSSPRHMSTAVSSMEYKLIYKTLFGGVEGFWSEHFRTVNGFPNRFWGWGGEDDDLFVRITEKQLSLTRPAQMIGRYAMLSHLHTEDDKNPQRFEELRVSETLIDEDGLNTLTYSVRDYQEMPLYTMISVSLR, from the exons atgcCGGCGTTTAAAGCTGTTTACGGAATTTTGCTATTTGTGCTCGTTTTATACCTTCTTATATATGGCTTCATAGTTCGAAAGCTTTTCGTGGTAAAAATTTATTTCGAAACCGAAAAAAGGGACAATATTCTTTCACAAAAGGACTCTGCTTTTGATTCAACTCTGTCCGATAAACAGTTGTCTTCAGGCGTGGAGCTTTCTTCTTGGAATAAATCGTCACTGAGAAACTTGGTTGAACGCATCCCTGAAAGACTGGATAGTGCTAAAAGCGAAATTCTCTCATTTCTCCAAGATTTGGGAGTCAAAGTCAACGAAGCCGACATTTCTTCCAGCAAGAAACCGACGACTGCGCCTCCACCACAAGTCAATCCGAACGGTGCTTCTTTGCCGAATTTAATCAGGAAAATGGATAAACGTTTCAACTTTTCAGCAGATAAGCCTTGTCCTAAAAGTCATTTAAGCAAAG TTGGTTTGTTAGCTGTTCGAAATACTTCAGTAACGGTGGAAGAAGTGGCTAAAGAACTCGAGTTTGTGGTAAACGGTGGGCAGTGGAAACCAAACTGCCAGTCACGGAAACAG GTCGCTATTGTTGTTCCTTTCCGGAACCGACATGAGCATCTTTACATCTTCTTACGTCATATGCATCAGTTCCTAAAATGGCAGCTGTTAGAATACAGAATTTTTGTAATTGAACAG GCTGATAACGAGCGTTTCAATCGTGGAATGCTGATGAACGTTGGTTTCAGTGAAGCAATGAAGGCGGGACACTTTAGTTGTGTGATCTTTCATGACGTAGATTTGTTACCCGAAGATGCCAGGAATGATTACGGCTGCCCGTCATCTCCACGACACATGTCCACTGCAGTGAGCAGTATGGAATACAA aTTGATTTACAAGACTTTGTTTGGTGGAGTAGAGGGTTTCTGGAGCGAGCATTTTCGTACAGTTAACGGCTTTCCCAACCGATTCTGGGGCTGGGGAGGTGAAGATGATGATTTGTTCGTCAG AATTACGGAGAAGCAACTTAGCCTCACACGGCCTGCTCAGATGATTGGTAGATACGCCATGTTAAGTCATTTGCACACAGAAGACGATAAAAACCCTCAAAG GTTTGAAGAGTTGAGAGTCAGCGAAACGTTAATCGACGAGGACGGCTTAAATACGCTTACATACAGTGTACGTGACTATCAGGAAATGCCGTTGTACACAATGATATCCGTCTCGCTGAGATAA